One part of the Pieris napi chromosome 4, ilPieNapi1.2, whole genome shotgun sequence genome encodes these proteins:
- the LOC125048851 gene encoding methanethiol oxidase yields MSCCKGPGYAFPLDAFNNGPREELLYVICVQPDKTKQDYVATVDVNPKSSTYSQVIHRTYTGAVGDELHHSGWNVCSSCYDRPELKRDLLVCPSLHSCNVYIVDVGTNPRKPELHKVIDGSEMRSFNCSFPHSVHCLASGEVMISTMGDAEENGKGDFVLIDSKTLKVTGSWAKGEKRAKFGYDFWYQPYHDVMIATEWGSPKHFKTGFHPADVSNPDLYGTSLNFYRWSTHELIQVIDLGTEGYAPLETRFLHNPKAAEGFVGCAVLGNVYRFYKNSNGTWSADKVIDIPAKTVLQGGAETKINALVGDILLSLDDKYLYLSCWMHGDVRQYDISDTKNPKLVGQIFLGGQIANNDLHVIDDKELEEPPKPVIVKGKRLYGSPQMIQLSLDGKRLYASSSLYSPWDKQFYPQMIKEGGWIVKIDVDTENGGLKLDEDFLVHFGDEPNGPVLPHEIRYPGGDCTSDIWLAKE; encoded by the exons ATGTCTTGCT GCAAAGGTCCCGGCTACGCGTTTCCATTAGACGCTTTTAACAATGGCCCTAGAGAGGAGCTGTTGTACGTGATCTGTGTACAACCCGACAAAACGAAGCAGGACTATGTTGCTACGGTTGACGTAAACCCTAAATCCTCTACTTATAGTCAG GTCATACACAGGACATATACTGGTGCAGTAGGTGACGAACTGCACCATAGTGGATGGAATGTCTGCTCCAGCTGCTACGATAGACCAGAACTGAAGAGAGACCTACTAGTCTGTCCAAGTCTCCATTCATGTAATGTCTACATTGTTGATGTTGGTACAAATCCCAGGAAACCAGAATTACATAAG GTAATCGATGGCTCAGAAATGAGGTCGTTCAACTGCAGTTTCCCACACTCGGTACACTGCCTGGCGAGTGGAGAGGTCATGATATCCACTATGGGCGACGCAGAGGAAAATGGAAAAGGAGATTTTGTGCTGATTGATTCGAAGACTTTGAAAGTTACAG gttCTTGGGCAAAAGGAGAAAAGAGAGCTAAATTTGGTTACGATTTTTGGTATCAACCGTACCACGACGTTATGATCGCAACTGAATGGGGTTCACcgaaacattttaaaac CGGTTTCCACCCCGCGGATGTATCCAATCCAGACTTATATGGAACCAGTCTCAATTTTTACCGCTGGTCGACGCACGAGTTAATTCAAGTTATAGATTTAGGGACGGAAGGGTATGCACCCCTTGAGACCAGGTTCCTACATAATCCCAAAGCCGCTGAGGGATTTGTGGGGTGCGCAGTACTAGGAAACGTATACAG attttacaaAAACAGCAATGGAACATGGAGCGCCGATAAAGTCATCGATATCCCAGCTAAAACTGTGTTACAAGGTGGAGctgaaactaaaattaatg CTCTGGTAGGCGACATATTGTTGTCATTGGACGATAAGTACCTCTACTTATCATGTTGGATGCACGGAGACGTGAGACAGTACGATATATCAGATACGAAAAATCCAAAGCTCGTTGGACAAATTTTCCTTGGCGGGCAAATAGCGAACAACGACCTTCATGTAATCGATGACAAGGAATTGGAG GAACCACCAAAGCCTGTAATTGTAAAAGGAAAAAGGCTTTATGGCAGTCCACAGATGATACAACTATCTCTAGATGGAAAACGACTGTATGCATCCAGCTCTCTGTATTCACCCTGGGATAAGCAATTTTATCCTCAAATGATCAAAGag GGTGGATGGATTGTGAAAATAGATGTGGACACCGAAAACGGAGGACTGAAGTTAGATGAAGATTTTCTTGTGCATTTTGGTGATGAACCCAACGGCCCGGTTTTACCCCACGAAATTAG